The sequence below is a genomic window from Candidatus Zixiibacteriota bacterium.
TTCATCATTCCGGGACTGATCGTCCTGATTATGACCGTCGTCTCGGCACTTTTGACCGCCTTAACGGTGGCCCGTGAATGGGAACGGGGCACCATGGAGCAGATCATCACTACCCCGGTCACCGCGCTGGAAATGGCTCTCGGCAAACTCCTGCCATATTTCATTATTGCTGTCATCGATGTACTGATCGCCACAGCGGCCGGTACGATCCTGTATGGCGCGCCGTTTCGAGGAAACCTGTTTGTCCTGCTGAGTTTTGCATCCCTGTTTCTGATCACCGTGCTTGGCTTAGGATTCTTCATCTCGGTCGTTACAAAGTCTCAGCAACTGGCTTACCAGTTCGCCATGCTGGCGTCGTTTTTGCCGACATTCATATTCTCGGGGTTTCTGTTTCCGATCTCATCGATGCCTGAACCGCTCCAGTATTTTACTTACATAATTCCAGCACGCTTTTTCGTATCGATAAGCCGTGATTTGTTTTTGAAGGGAGCTGGATGGAGCCATTTATATATCGAAGGTCTTGTTTTGCTTGGGTTTGCCCTGCTGGTGGTGATAATTTCCGCCAGCCGGTTTAAAAAGAGGCTCGAGGGATGAGACGAATTGTTCACATCGCCAGAAAAGAAATCCTGCAGACTTTTCGCGACCGGCGCATGGTCGGTATCTTGTTTGTGGCCCCGCTCTTTCAGCTTCTGGTTTTCGGCTATGCCGCCACCTACGATATCGACCTGATTCCAACCGCTGTAATCGACTATGACAACAGCAGTCTTTCGCGTGAATTGATTCATAAAATCAGCGCTTCTGAATACTTTGAAATACAAGCCTACCCGGAGAATACGGACAGCCTGACCGAACTGATCGACCGCGGTGATATCTGGTGCGGGATTGTGATACCACCCGACTATGACAAGAGAATCAAGACCTCGCAAGCGGTCGATCTGCAGGCCATAATCGACGGATCGAATTCCAATACTGCCGGTATCGTGGGAAGCTACCTGGCCAAGATCATACAGGATTATTCTTTCGAGCTGATGGCTCAAAACAAATCGAGGCAGTTGCTGACTGCATCGGGCAACGGTATCCAGCTCCCGCTCGAAGCAAGGGTGCGGGCCTGGTACAATCCAACCCTGTCGTCACAGATTTATAACGTACCAGCGGTTCTGGTGATGATTATGCTGGTGATCACGATGATACTGACATCCATGGCTGTCGTAAAGGAAAAGGAAATCGGCACTATCGAACAGATCTCTGTCACTCCCATCAAACCGCTGGAACTTATGGTCGGCAAGACACTGCCGTTTGTGATGATCGGAGTCGTCGATATCATTTTAGCCACCGCCGTTTCGATATTCTGGTTTAAGATACCGTTTCTGGGTTCGATCTGGGTTCTGCTTCTGGCCAGCTTCACCTTTATGCTGACCACCCTCGGAACAGGTCTTTTGATCTCGACTTTTTCGGGCACCCAGCAACAGGCGATGATGACCACTTTCCTGTTCATCATGCCATTTATGATCCTCTCCGGTTTCGCGTTTCCGATCTCGAATATGCCAATCGAAATCCAGTATTTTACCTACATCAATCCGGTCCGGTATTTTGTCGAAATCGTGCGCGCAATCTTTCTCAAGGGTTCGGGAGTTATTGAGTTAAAATACCATCTATTGGCACTTCTGATCATCGGCCTGACGGTCATGAGCATGTCGGTTGCGCGTTTCCGTAAGCGCAGTGGATAAAAATCTATGTATGGGAGAAATTATGTCTAACCAGAATTCCTCAGACAGTCTCCGGGTAGCGCTGGCCCAGATCACCCCGGTATGGCTCAAGCGCGATGAGACGATCTCTAAAATGCTCGGCTATATCGACCGCGCGGCCGAACAGGAGCTTCAGTTGATCATCTTTGGCGAGGCCATTATCCCCGGCTATCCTTTCTGGGTCGAACGTACCGATGGCGCGCGTTTTAACTCGTCGCTTCAAAAAGAGATATTCGCCCACTATATGGACCAGGCGGTCAGTATCGAAGCGGGACATTTAGAACCACTCTGTAAGAAAGCGCGTGAAAAGAAGATTGCGATCTATACAGGCACAATCGAACGCCCGTCTGACCGTGGCGGTCACAGCCTGTATTGCAGTATGGTGTACATCGATTATAAAGGTGAGATCAAATCGGTTCATCGCAAACTGATGCCGACCTATGAAGAACGGCTGGTCTGGTCGCCGGGTGACGGACACGGCCTGCGTACTCACAGGCTGGGCGCGTTTACTGTCGGCGGACTTAACTGCTGGGAGAACTGGATGCCCCTGGCGCGGACCGCATTGTATGCCCGGGGCGAGGACCTGCATGTGGCTATCTGGCCCGGTTCACGACGCAACACCGAACAAATCAGCAGATTCATCGCGCATGAATCCCGCTCCTATGTCGTCTCGGTTTCGGGTCTTATGAGAAAAGCTGATATTCTCGACGACATCCCTCACGCTGAAGAGATCATAGCCAACTGCGAGGAGACACTTGCCGATGGCGGTTCGTGTCTATGTGGCCCGGACGGAGACTGGATAATCTCTCCTGTAACCGATCGCGAAGACCTGATGATTGCCTCGATTGATCATACCCGGGTGCGTGAGGAACGCCATAATTTCGATCCGAGCGGGCATTACAGCCGCCCCGATGTGCTCAGGTTGTCAGTTAACCGTATACGACAGAGTTGCGCGGATTTCGACGATTAAATCGCTATTAAATTATTCTATGACATTGGCAATGTCGCCGCTGGTCAAAAGCTTTGTGCCTGGGATGATTCTATGATGAACACACTGACCTGAAGCATGAATTTGTTCTGTCAGCTGTTTATTCAGAGTTCTGAGCCTGATTTTTCACCTGACGGTTGTTTGTTACGATCCTGTCATCACAAGCCAGGCGCGGCGATCTTGACGTACGAGATTGTTTCGTCACTGTGCTCCCCGCGAAGACTTGGATGCGCAAGTCGCCATTCCGACCGGGGACACCGATCTTGATCGGTGGACGAGCGGAGAAATCTCAATCATTGGATTTTTCCATAGCACACAAGCTCCCGACCTAAGTCGAGAACTCAAGACCTGCCATAACGAAGCGAGAGACCCTCACGTCGTCATCACGCCAAAGCGTGATTCCTCCTCAGGATGACTATAACGTGCGGTCAGGAATCTTTCCCGACTGATTAACAAAATCAAGTCATATCAAACAAGCTGTAATCACACTGACAAATCTGTGCATATTCTGAACAGTTCTGCCCTTCAAGGATACACACTGCTCACATCACGAACCGACTTAACCCGATGGGGTGAATTATTTTAACCCCGATCGACGATAATTTGAAAGTGTGTTCTCACGAATGCCGATAATAGTATCAGGCGGGTCTTACAAGCGATTTCAGGGATTCCGAGGGGCTGGATAAAAACCACATAGCAATCACAGGCCGGATGATCAGTACACGGGGTTTTGCACACTGCGGTCATGGGAACATTATATATCCGGCTCAACAAATTATCAGCGCGAGGTGTAAGCATGGATAATCTTGCACGAAAAGTATTAATGGCCCTGGCGATCGTTTTGATCACCGCCGGATGCTCTAACCTGGACAACCCGGTGCAGTCAAAACTCAGCATCGTCGACGATCGTCAGGAAAATCCTGCTCCGGGGATTCCAGCGGGAGCCTTTTTCATATCGGCTGATCTGGTTCTCGATGTTTACATCAAAAGCCAGTATGAGGTCACTCTTCATCGAATCACGGCTGACTGGTCAGAATCCGAGGTCAACTGGGACAATTTTGCCGGAGCTTACGATACCGTTGTCTGTGCATCTTTTCTGCCAGACCAGAACGGCCCGGTCGCGGTCGATATCAGCAGTCTGGTTGGCGGATGGTTAGACGGCAGTCTCGAGAATCACGGATTGCTTCTGAGGCAATCCACGCGCTCATCGCAGTTCCACTCCAGCGAGACATCCGAAGTCACCAGCCGTCCCGGTTTGATTGTACGTTTTGAAGAGAATGGACAGCTCGACTCGATCGTGATCCGGCGCGGTCTGAATGGCGGGGTCGCCGATGCCTTTATTGCTGAAAATATACCGATTGCAAATTACGGCGATTTCTCGCGCGTCTATGTCGGTATGGTATCGATTTTCGAAAATCAGGCCTTGTTCAAATTCCCGCTCCAGATTCAGGAAGGTGAAGTCGAACAGCCGGCCGGTGTTGGCGACCGGGTTTTTAATGATCTCAACCGGAACGGTATCCAGGATATCAATGAGCCGGGCGTGGCCGAGGTCGCGGTCAACCTCTATGGAGAACGCAACCTCCTGATCGCCGGTACAGTCACCGATGATCGCGGGTTATATAAATTCGATGAGCTCAATCCCGGCGATTATTCATTGAAGTTCGTCCTTCCGGATGGTTATTCATTCAGCCCCCGCAACTCCGGCAACGATCCGGAATACGACAGCGACGCCGAGCCAAACGATGGTACGACTGCCCGGTTTACCCTGCAGTCAGCTCAGGTCGATCTGTCCCGCGATGCGGGCATCTTTTTGACTGACAATGACGATGCCGGATGTACCCACGGTATCGGCTACTGGAAGCGTCAG
It includes:
- a CDS encoding carbon-nitrogen hydrolase family protein — encoded protein: MGEIMSNQNSSDSLRVALAQITPVWLKRDETISKMLGYIDRAAEQELQLIIFGEAIIPGYPFWVERTDGARFNSSLQKEIFAHYMDQAVSIEAGHLEPLCKKAREKKIAIYTGTIERPSDRGGHSLYCSMVYIDYKGEIKSVHRKLMPTYEERLVWSPGDGHGLRTHRLGAFTVGGLNCWENWMPLARTALYARGEDLHVAIWPGSRRNTEQISRFIAHESRSYVVSVSGLMRKADILDDIPHAEEIIANCEETLADGGSCLCGPDGDWIISPVTDREDLMIASIDHTRVREERHNFDPSGHYSRPDVLRLSVNRIRQSCADFDD
- a CDS encoding ABC transporter permease subunit, which translates into the protein MRRIVHIARKEILQTFRDRRMVGILFVAPLFQLLVFGYAATYDIDLIPTAVIDYDNSSLSRELIHKISASEYFEIQAYPENTDSLTELIDRGDIWCGIVIPPDYDKRIKTSQAVDLQAIIDGSNSNTAGIVGSYLAKIIQDYSFELMAQNKSRQLLTASGNGIQLPLEARVRAWYNPTLSSQIYNVPAVLVMIMLVITMILTSMAVVKEKEIGTIEQISVTPIKPLELMVGKTLPFVMIGVVDIILATAVSIFWFKIPFLGSIWVLLLASFTFMLTTLGTGLLISTFSGTQQQAMMTTFLFIMPFMILSGFAFPISNMPIEIQYFTYINPVRYFVEIVRAIFLKGSGVIELKYHLLALLIIGLTVMSMSVARFRKRSG
- a CDS encoding ABC transporter permease subunit, with product MDSLIELGEIRIALVLPSDLTEKIKQGKTAAVQVITDGADANTANIAIGYTEMIIASANRKLIQEASSIEISSPLNLQPRFWFNSDLRSQNFIIPGLIVLIMTVVSALLTALTVAREWERGTMEQIITTPVTALEMALGKLLPYFIIAVIDVLIATAAGTILYGAPFRGNLFVLLSFASLFLITVLGLGFFISVVTKSQQLAYQFAMLASFLPTFIFSGFLFPISSMPEPLQYFTYIIPARFFVSISRDLFLKGAGWSHLYIEGLVLLGFALLVVIISASRFKKRLEG
- a CDS encoding DNRLRE domain-containing protein, whose product is MGTLYIRLNKLSARGVSMDNLARKVLMALAIVLITAGCSNLDNPVQSKLSIVDDRQENPAPGIPAGAFFISADLVLDVYIKSQYEVTLHRITADWSESEVNWDNFAGAYDTVVCASFLPDQNGPVAVDISSLVGGWLDGSLENHGLLLRQSTRSSQFHSSETSEVTSRPGLIVRFEENGQLDSIVIRRGLNGGVADAFIAENIPIANYGDFSRVYVGMVSIFENQALFKFPLQIQEGEVEQPAGVGDRVFNDLNRNGIQDINEPGVAEVAVNLYGERNLLIAGTVTDDRGLYKFDELNPGDYSLKFVLPDGYSFSPRNSGNDPEYDSDAEPNDGTTARFTLQSAQVDLSRDAGIFLTDNDDAGCTHGIGYWKRQTGQRRRQVDQVSTYLPIYLGHPQGFKTLIVDDAKEAFDVLSLRVYGRPGNGITMLYAQLLTAKLNIADGADDSEIVETIEQADSFLDRHGYTDWRRLSRDVRKEVRILSRKLASYNHG